CAATCTCCCGTAATCGAACGGCGTCCGGGTTGTCTACCAGTGCCTTGACGATCGTCTCGACGAAATCCTTCACGTTCCACCTTCCAGTCTGTGCAGATTACCAGTATCTACCTCGTTTGACAATCGCACTCAGTGAATCGACCGGCCTGCGCCAAACTTGGGGGAGTGAAGCGATTCCCTTCACTGCAATAGAATTAACCCGAATCTATGCCGAAGCTTCTCCCGCCGCCGGCGCAGCCGTGGCCGCCTTCGCCTTGCGTGTGCGCTTTTTCCTTTCCGTGATCGTGGTCTTAATTTCGACCCCGGAACCGTCCTTGCCGGCGCGCAGCAGTTCCCACTTCTCGTTAATCCCGATCTGCGAGAATAGCGTGTGCACCGTGTCGGACGGCGTCGCGCCTTGCTTTAGCCACTTGAAGATCTTTTCTTCGTCTACCTTCACCAGCGCCGGCTTCACGATCGGGTTATAATACCCCATCATGTCGACAAATCGTCCCTCACGGGCGCGGCGCGAGTCAATGGCAACGATGCGATAAATGGGACGCTTCTTCGCGCCCATACGTCTGAGTCTCAGCTTGACTGCCAATTCATTCCTCCAATACAAGATACGTAAAGTTAATGTACTTAACTAATTGAAAAAGTTGCCTGGAATCATCCGCTTTAGTTTGCCGCCCCGCATTTGTTTCAGCATCTTCTGCATCTGCTGGAACTGCTTGATCAGTCGATTGACCTCTTGAATCGAATTCCCCGAGCCGTCGGCGATACGTGCTCGGCGCGAGCCGTTTAGGATTTGCGGTCGATTGCGCTCTTCCGGCGTCATCGACAGGATAATCGCCTCGACGCGCTTCATCTGTGATTCATCGATATCAACGTTGCGCATAGCACTCGAAACACCGGGGATCATTTTCAGAATCGACTCAAGTGAGCCCATTTTCTTGAGCTGCTGCAACTGCTGGTAGAAGTCATCAAAGGTGAACTGATCCTTGCGCAGCTTCTTCTCGAGCTTCTCGGCCTCTTTGAGGTCGATGGTCTCTTGCGCCTTTTCGACCAGCGATACGATATCGCCCATCCCGAGGATGCGCGACGCCATCCGCTCCGGGTAGAAGAGCTCGAGATCGCTGAGTTTCTCCCCGATCGACACCAGCTTCAGCGGCTTCCCGGTGACGTGGCGGATTGACAGCGCTGCGCCGCCGCGAGCATCACCGTCTAACTTAGTCAATGCCACACCGGTTATATCGAGCGCTTCGTTGAACTGCTGGGCGACGTTGACGGCATCCTGGCCGGTCATCGAGTCGGCCACGAGGATAATCTCATCCGGAGTGACCCGCCGCTTGATCTCCTTGAGCTCTTCCATCAATTCCAGATCGATGTGGAGCCGGCCGGCAGTATCGAAAATGACTAGCGTCAGATTGTTGGCTCGCGCGTATTCCAGCGCTTCTTCGCAAATCTGCGGCGGTTTTTTGTCGATGTGGAATACCGGCACATCGATCGACTTGCCGAGCACCTGAAGTTGTTTCACTGCGGCGGGACGATAGACGTCACCGGCCACCAACAATGGCCGCTGGCCTTTCTTCTGATAATGCAATGCCAGTTTACCGCAAAGAGTGGTCTTGCCCGACCCCTGGAGTCCGCAGACCACCAGCTTGCCGGGCGTGGCGCGGAACGCGATCGGCGCATTCTCGCCACCGAGGACGGTCACCAACTCGTCATGGATGATCTTGACGACCTGCTCGCCCGGGGAAATCGAGCGCAGCGTTTCCTGACCGTAGGCCTTCGCTTCGACCGCACCGATGAACTCCTTGACAACCTTGAAGTTGACATCGGCTTCGAGAAGAGCGCGGCGAACTTCCTTGACGGACTCGCGGACGTTATCCTCCGTCAGCTTGCCTTGGCCGCGAAGATTCTTGAAAACCTTCTCTAATTTTTCCGATAACGAATCAAACATACTATCGTCCAGAGACTTGAGAGTATACGATCCCTCCTGCCGAATTGCAAGGGGGAATTAACCCTCCCCATCCCGATGGTGTTGTCAGGTTTCTAATAGACTCGGAACCCGATCACGGCCGGGCGTCGCCCCGGTTCGAGCAGCGACAAGCTACCATCAGCCATCTCGACCCCAAGTATCAGCACTTCCGACATGAAACCCGCGATGTTCTTCGGCGGGAAGTTGACTACGGCAATAACCTGCTTGCCGACGAGTTCCTCTTTGCTGTAAGCCGTCTTTGCCTGAACACTGGACCACTTTTCGCCCACCTCTGCCCCAAATGAGACGCGGACCTTGTACGACGGATTGCGCGCGCGCTCAAAATCGAGCACTTCCAGAATCTCGCCGACGCGCATGTCGACGCGGCGAAAATCGTCATAACTGATCTGCGGTTCACTGTCCATACTCTCATCCTGTCGTTTCGATGCCGCTTCTGCACTTCTCGAAAGTCCCGCGCCGGGATTTCGTCCAGGAAAAAAACAACCCGCCCGGCACAACCACCGGGCGGGTCGCATTGGTCATTCTCGATCGTCGTTCAGCCCGCCAGTTTGGCGGCGATTAATTCACGCACACGATTGCCGTCGACACGACCCTTGATCTTGGGCATGATTTCCTTCATCACCTTGCCTGTGTCGCCCGGTGCCTTGGCACCGATGGCGGCGATGGCCGCGGCGATTATCGAATTCACTTCCTCGTCCGAGAGCTGCTGAGGCAGATAACGGGTAATGATCTCAAGCTCGTGACTCTCTTTATCCACCAGATCCTGGCGCCCCCCCGCCCGAAACTGCTCGATTGAATCGCGTCGTTTCTTGGCGGCGGTCGAAATCACGGCGACTGCATCCTCATCGGTCGGCGGCCGCTTGAGCTCGATTTCCTTATACTTGATGTCGGATTTCAGTCCGCGAATAACTTCGGCTTTGGCCTTGTCCCCCGCCTTGAGTGCTTCCTTCAGATCGTTATTCAGCGTCTCCAGCACGGACATCGTCAGTCTTCCCGATTGAACCTGCGCGCTTTGCGCTTAGCTGCGTTCATCTTGCGCTTGCGACGATCCGACGGCTTCTCAAAATGCTGATGCTTCTTGATGTCCGAAAGAATCCCCGAGCGCTCGCACAGCTTGTTGAAGCGCCGCAACGCTTTCTCGAATGACTCGTCGTCACGAACTTTGACTCCTGTCAATCTTGGCTCAACCTCCTCTCACGCTGGATAAGGGTTCTGCCCCAAAATCAATTAAGGCTAAATAAATTAGCTCGCGCTCCCCCGGCTGTCAAGCGATTCCTTGACGCCGTAATCCGTTATTCGATACGGCTCCCCGGCGGCGCTGTTGGCTGATTTTCCCGCGCGCCTCCGACCCAGTCGATTCTTGTCGAATTTCTCCTCGCCGCAAGCTTATTTTTCCGGTGCGCTGACAGCGATTGTCGGACTTTTAACGATCGTTAACAGAACTTCTATGTAAGTACTTACGTAAATCGAAACTGAGCGGAGGAAGACCATCATGACCGCGACAGGTCAAGACACAATCCGAACCTTGGGCGCTCTGGCTCTTGCCAGCCGCTTGAAACGGCTGAGCGACCGCCTCGCTCGCGACATTTCCCGCATCTACGCCGAACACGAGGTGAATTTCGAGGCGCGCTGGTTTCCGGTCGCCTTCCTGCTCTTCGAGCACAGTCCCCTGGCGGTGACGGAAATTGCCGAGCAGTTGAAATTTACCCACCCGGCCGTCAATCAGATCGCCGGCCAGATGGAAAAAAACGGCCTGCTCGTCTCCACGCGCGATCGGCGCGATGATCGCAAGCGCCTGCTGAGTCTGAGCAGACTCGGACGCCAGACGGTCACGGCGTTGCAGCCGATGTGGAGCGTAATCCGCTATTGCAATGAGGAATTGCTGGCTCTGGTCGACCGCGATTTCCTGAGCACTCTGGATCGGGTCGAAGATTCGCTGGCGGAACGAGAGATGTACGACCGGGTGGTCGAGCGGCTCTATCCGGAATTGTACGCGCCCGTTGAAGTCATCGACTTCGAGCCGCGCTACCAAAAACTATTCAAGCAGCTCAACGTCGAGTGGCTGCAGGAGTACTTCCGGGTCGAGCCGGCCGACCTGAAGATGCTCGATCATCCCGACCGCCACATTCTCGCGCACGGCGGCCGGGTCTTCCTGGCCCGCGCCGGCAGTGCGATCGTCGGGACAGCGGCGCTGGTTCGGCACAACGATGCCGTTTACGAAATTGCCAAAATGGCAGTGACGCGGCGCTTTCGCAGCCGCGGTATCGGTCGCCGACTGGCGCAGCACTGCATCGAGCAAGCCGCTACGCTGGGGGCCCGGGAGGTTGTGCTCGCGACCAGCCCCAAGCTGACCGCGGCCAACCTGCTCTATCGCAAGCTTGGCTTTCGCAAATTGAGAACAACCGCACCCTGGGCTACGCGCTACACCCGCGCAACAATCTACATGCGCCTACGGCTACCGAGCCCCTAACAATTTCGAAGAGGAGATGACATGAGCTTCCGGTCACACCCGAATCTGGTTCTTCTGATACTGAGCCTCGCTTTTATGCTGGCGCTTTGTTCAAGTGAGCGCGCCAGTGCACAGCTCATAATCTCGACCGAAACCAGCGATCGGACGCTTGACGCCAAGGTGCAAGCGGCGATTATCGACAGCATCGCGAAGGCTCTGGTCGACGAATACGTCTTCCTCGACAAGGCCCAGGCGATGAGCAAATTCATTCATGATCAATTCCGGAAAGGCGCTTACAAATCCATCACCAGCGGTCGGGAGTTTGCCATGCGAATAACGGAAGACCTGCGCTCGATCTCAAACGACCGCCATCTCGGCGTCCACTTCGTCAGCGACAATCAACTCAAAGAAATGGCAGCCGCACGAGACTCGTTGGCTCCGAATCCGTGGTATGAGGAGATGAAAGCGAGTAACTACGGCTTCCGGAAACTGGAGATCCTCGACGGTAACGTGGGCTACCTGGACCTGCGCGGCTTTGTGCCCGCCGAGATCGCCGGCAGCACCGCCATAGCCGCCATGAATTTCCTCAGCGGCTGCGACGCGGTGATTTTCGATCTGCGCCAAAACGGCGGCGGCGATCCGTCGATGATCCAGCTCATCACCAGCTACTTGTTCGAGACGCCGGTCCACCTGAACAGCTTCTATATCCGCGCACAAGATACGATCCAACAGTTCTGGACCCAGGCGTACGTCCCCGGCAACAAGATGCCGAATGCCGCGGTGTATGTGCTGACCAGCCCGTTTACTTTCTCCGGCGGCGAGGAATTCGCCTACAATCTCCAGAGCCTCAAGCGTGGCACGATCATCGGCAAGACCACGGGCGGCGGCGCGCATCCGACTAACGAGCGGCTTTTTGCGAGTCTCAATGTTCAGGTTGCCGTGCCTTTTGGTCGCGCCATTAACCCAATTACCGGGACCAACTGGGAGGGCGTTGGTGTTGCGCCCGACATCGAGGTCGATCCGCAACAGGCCCTCGATGTTGCCTATTTAGCGGCGCTGCAGTCGATCTCGGAAAAATCGACCGATCTCCGCAAAAAAGAACGGCTGCAGTGGGCGGCGGAAGCGATCGCGGCTCGCGTTCGACCGACGCAGCTGGATGAAGCCAAGCTCGCAGAATATGTCGGCACCTACGGCCCGCGCCGGGTCTGGCTGGAGAACGGCAAGCTCCGCTACCAGCGCGAACAGAATCCCGCGTCTACTTTGGTCCCGCTGGGGAATGATCGCTTCATGATTGAAAACGTCGATTACTTCCGCGCACAGTTTCTGCGCGACGAAAGCGGCCGCGTGGTCACTTTCCTCGGGCTCTACGACAACGGTACCAGCGACCAGCACACGCGAACCGATTAGCGACTGACTAAAGAGCGATGGCGTATCGCAGCAGGAGGTATCCGAGGGTTGCGTTGCCGGTGCTCGTCGAGGCTTTCACCAGCCGCAGTTCCGTGGCGATATTCGAGGATTGGCGGTCGTACAACGAAACCGATACGCCGAGATGCCCCGTCAGCGCACGGTTCGACTTGGACCATTCGCGCATGTCGGAGAACCCGATACCAATCCCGCCGCCGATGGCGAGTTTGACCTTAGCTGAAACGGCGAAGTGGCCGTTCAGTGAGAGCGGCAGGTCGATGAGGTAGCTTCCGCCTGACCGACCGCTCGCCACGACGCCGCAGTAGGTTGGAGTAATTGCGAGGCTCAAGTTCGCTCCAATGCCAACTGCCATCCCCACGCCAGTCAGAGTGTGGAAGTTGCTTCCGGCGCCCTTCTGGGCACCAGCACCGAGCGATAATGTCCAGGAGAGCTGCCCCGGCACCGCAGAATCGAACCCACCTGCGCTCGCGTGTGGTAGGATCACTATCAGTATCAGGAGGATGGCACTTGTCCCAATCGACCGCATCGTTACTCCGTAGTTAGTTCCCCCTGCCCGCTCTGATTAGGATCGGATTTTTGCTCTCAGCGGCTTAGTCCCACGCCAGAAAATGATAGTGGAGGTGGAAGACGATCTGCCCCGAACCGGGACCGTTATTGATCTGGATGCGGAAGTCCCTGCCGCGCTCGCCCAGCATCTCACTCACTTTACGCACCGCTGCAGCCAGATGCCCGTGCACTTCCGGCGGCGCACTCAGGAAGTTCTCGAAGTGCTGTCTGGGGCAGATTAGCAGATGAATCGGTGCCTTCGGCGCGATATCATGGAAGACGATGACATTCTCGTCCTGATAGAAGATCTTGGTCGGCGCTGATCCTTCGATGATGCGACAGAAGATGCAAAGCATGGGTTCGAGATTAGCTGATTGGAATTCCCCCTGCAAGCCGATAGTCTCTTGACAATATTGTGGGAAGGTGACCCCGTCTTACCGACTATGCGCAAAGCCGACTTCCCATGTGCTTCCCATTCGGACTATTTCCGCAAATACCCATTCTGCAAAGTCGGGTTGCCTCAAATTGCGCAGAATCACGATGCGGGCAATCACTACTCATTCGCCAAAAATCCCCAAATAATTCTTGACAAGATTTGCCTTCATACATATATAGGACAGATAGAATTGTGAATTAATTCACATAACTACGCCCGGAGGGGCGACATGACAGCGACCTCTTCCCTGCCATTGCTCAGTCCGGCGGGAGGAGGTACAACATGGCAACCGTAGCACAAGAAGTGAAAATGACAGCACTAAGAGAAAAATTAGCAGCCGAATTCCCAAAGAAGGCGACGGAAATTCGGGAAATGGTCAAGCAATTCGGCAATCTGAAGATTTCCGAAGTGACCATCGAACAGGCCTATGGCGGTATGCGCGGCGTGAAGGGGCTGGTGTGCGACACTTCCGAAGTTCCGCCGGACAAAGGTTTGATCATCCGGGAGATTCCGGTCGGCCAACTCGTCGACAAGACTCCCGAAGAGACCTTCTGGCTGCTGCTGACCGGCGAACTCCCCACCAAGGAGCAACTCGCCGATCTCGACAAGGATCTCAAGGCTCGTGCTAAGGTGCCGGAGTACGTTTGGAAGGTCCTCGAAGCGATGCCGAAGGACTCGCATCCGATGGCGATGTTCAATACCGCCATTCTCGTTATGGAGAAAGAATCGAAGTTCCGGTTGCATTACGACCAGGGCATGCCGAAGAGCGACTACTGGGTGTGGACCCTGGAAGATGCTCTCGACATCATCGCTCGCCTTCCTGAAATCGCGGCCGGCGTCTACCGGATGCGTTTTGGCAAGGGCGCGCGCATTGCCTCCGATCCCAAGCTGACTTGGTCAGAGAATTACGTCAAGATGCTCGGACTGCCCGATCCGCAGGGCAAGTTTGCCGATTGCATGCGCCTGTACCTGGTGCTGCATTCCGATCATGAATCGGGCAATGTCTCGGCACATACCACGTTCTGCGTCAATTCGGCGCTGTCCGACCTCTATTACTCGCTGTCCGCCGGCCTCAACGGCCTGGCCGGTCCCCTGCACGGTCTGGCCAATCAGGAATGCCTGCACTGGATTCTTGATGTGAAGAAAAAATTCGGCGGCGTCCCGAGCGAGGAACAGCTCAAGCAGTTTGCGTGGGAAACCTTAAATTCCGGCAAAGTGGTTCCGGGATACGGCCATGCCGTGCTTCGGATCACCGATCCGCGCTTCGCGGCGTTCCTCGACTGGGGTAAGAAGCACATCGCGCAGGACGAGGTGTTCCAGATCGTCGAGCGTGTGTTTAATACCGTGCCGGGGGTGTTGCAGCAAGTACAGAAGATCAAAGATCCATGGCCGAACGTTGATGCCGGATCGGGCGCGCTGCTGTACCACTTCGGCCTAACCGAATTTGACTATTACACGGTCCTCTTCAGCGTTTCGCGCGCTCTGGGCGTCTGTGCTCAGGCGGTCGTGGCGCGGGCGATGGGCTGGCCGATTGAACGTCCAAAGTCTGTAACAACCAAGTGGATGAAGTCACAAATCAAGTGAGACGCTTGGAACTTTGCAGCAGTGCGGACGTTAGAATTGGTAGATGACATTGAAATCAGACAACATCGCCAGATGTTGACGATTTGATAGTAATCCTACCGGAAGGGCCTGAGGTAAATCGCTTCAGGTTGCTCCTCGGGGACCCTTCCTTATCCTACCCTGTACCCAACGGACCGGGGTTGTCGTCAGACGACTCCGGTCATCCTTTTGGTGGCATCTTTCTGTCAGACTTTGTGAAATGAATCTCGACTATTCAAGTGCGGACAAGTTCGCGGAGTGGCCGGAAGCTAATCAGGCGGAAGGCGCCCGAGTCCACACGTTGTCGCAGTTCGGGTGAGGTCAGGATCCGGTAGTCCCAACTGCGAACCTGCCAAATCAATCCCGCCCCGTCGTCGACGTGAACTCCGTCTAACTCGCTAAGCCACGTGGCGCGAGCGGGATGGAAATACAGCTCCGTCACCCCTGCGGGAAGAGCGTCAATGAGTTTCAGCTTGTAAGACAGCTTCTCTTCAAAGCTCGCGAATGCATCAATCGGCACGTAGACGAAGTTGTCGGGAAAGTGCAGCCCCAGATCATGTGCGTGGCTTATCCAGTCGTCTTCGTGTCCGAGTTCGCGCACCAGCATGCGTGAGCCCATGCGCATCGGCAGGCGGAAACGCGCGCCAAGGCGGATGTAGACCTCTGCGAATTCCGGAAGCAGTTGCAGCGTGCCTTCGTGGCTATCAAGGTGCGTCAAGTTCACACCCATAGACAAGACTCTTTCGATTTGAGCAATCGCCTCACGCTCGGCCTCTTCAGGTCTGGCGTTGGCGAAAAAATCGTCGCGATTCAGGTAGAAGTGACCGTTTCTGTCAACCAGGCTTGGGATTTCCGCGGCCGGAAGAATCGGTGTGGCCGGCGAATCAGGCAATGACGACGTTAACGTCAGGTGCAAGCCACAATCCGGAATCGACCCGTCCTTGACCAGCCTGACAGCCTCGTCATATGCCCTGCCGGTAACCATAAGCGTCGTGGAGCTTATCAAGCCGAGTTCAAACAACTCGGCGATTGACCGGTTGACTGCTGGAGTCAGACCAAAATCGTCAGCATTAATGATGAGCAGCCTCTCGCCGCCATCGTATCCAAGATGCTGGGCCAGCGTCGCGTTTCTCTGGCCAAGAAGATAAGGCTCTGCCGGAACAAGGGGAATCATCGCAGGATAATACGCTCGAAAGCGAGTCAGAGCAAGCTAAGCTGGAGGAGGAAATTAAAAAGGGAGTGGTGGAGGGGGGATACCCGAAGTCAACTTCGGGCGGCCGGTTGGTCCGGCGCGCACCACTCCCAGAATTCCTGGCGAGTCGCAATCAAAAACAGAAGTACGCAACCTCAACTTCGGAGCAATTCGAGTGCCGAAATTGCTAAAGAGTCACTTAAGGACAGTCTTTGAATGTTTTGCCTTACAGCAACTTACAATGACATGCGGACGCTGGATCTGTCTCGCCGGCAACGGAGACAGAATTCACCCCTTTCGATGAGCTTTTTATGCAAACAAATGCATAGGTTCCTGAGTCAACCTCAAGTGTTCGATAACCGGTTAGTCGGCACAACCGCAAGACGGCGGTCCGCCGGCAAAAATAAAGTTGATCAAGTAGACGGCATCGCTGATCGAGAGTGAACCGCTGCAATCCGCGTCGCCGGACCCCTCGACCTGCGGTTCGGGGCCGCCGGCAAAAATGAAATTGATCAGGTAAACGGCATCCGAAACGGAGACCGCCCCGGAGTTATCGGCGTCACCCTTGGGAACAAGGCAATCAGGTGACTTGGCCGATACAGCTGGGCCATCGCCAACGTCGAACGACTTCAGTACGTCTCCTTGAGCATCGATCTCAACCAGGCGATCATCGGCGAAGCAGCAGACAGCCACTGTCGAATCAGTTATCGCCAACGCAGACGTCACACCCCAGCAAGTGTTGATGGGGTTGGAGGGTCCATGCACGATGCTCCAACTCGCGAGATCGACTGTGAAGACGAGTCCGCCGGACTGCTGTGATCGGGCAAGTCTCCGTTCCACAAGCTGCAATCCTCTGGAATCGCGTTTGACCGGCGGCGGCCAGCCGCCAGCGGCGAGAAAGGCGACCCCCGTCTTGGTGATGGCAAGCCCGCCCGGCGAACCACCGATGTCAAGCGAGTCGATAAGGCTCAGGGTCGCCGGGTCGAACTTGAACAGTCTGCCCCCAATATCGGCATAGTTACCGGTACAAAGGATATACAAGTATCCATCGTAACCGAAGCGAGCAAGTTGGGGATTGACACCCACCGTAACGCGTTTGACCAGCGTATCGGCGCTCAAGTCCCAGACTTCAAGCTTGCCTTGATCGTATTCAAACAACTCGTTGAAGCTGGTCAGGCAGATGTAGGCGCGGCGCTCTCGGATGACGATTCCCTGCGGGCTGTCGCTGTCCAGATTGTCCCCTACGGGAAACTCGGTTATGACCGTGCGATCGCCGGCATCAATCTTGGTCACTGTCGAAGCGACCAGATTCGTCACATAGAACGTGTCGGCGTTGAGAAATGCACCGTTGTAAGGGTTCCGGCCGGCGCCGACAAAGAGCTGTCCGACCCGCGTCAGAGTGGTCATGTCGTAGAAGTAGAGATCATTGCTGCCGGAATTAATGGCAATACCCCGATTGGCACTGACAACGAAGTCGTTGGGATAGAGACCAAGTTGATCGACACCAAGCGTAACAGTGCTGTCACTCAAGTTGACTAAGTCGAACGTCTCACCCAGCCCATTGACGACGACGAGATTGCGATCGGCCACAGCCAATGAGCCCCACATCAGGATTGGCAATACGATCCAGGATAGATGTCGAAGAAGCATAGTTGATTCTCCCCGTTGTTAGATTGCGATACGATATGAGAGCGCCAGGCTGCGCGGCGGCATCGGCATGCGCTCCAGCAGCTCGTAGCGCTGATCGAACAAGTTGTAGGCGGCCAGGCGAATCGTGCTGCTCGTCGGCCCGACCGCAAGCGTGTATTCCAATATGAGATCGTGCAGCGCGAAACCCGGCAGCGCCTTGGAATTCGCCTCACGAATGTAGCGCTCACCGGTGAAGCTGTAGCTGTAATCCATCCGCAACCTCTTCAGCAGCGCGGACACGGTGAGTCGTTCGGTGCGATTTGGTTTGAAGGGAATCGTGTTCCCGGCGTAACCCGAACCCGTTGACTCGTTCACGGCGTTCAGAGTGTTGCGCGTGTAGCTCAATTCCAGCCGGTGATTGTGAGTCGCCAATTTGATCTCGAACTCAGTACCGGAATGTCGGGCACGATCGAGATTCACCGGCCGGTACTTGCCGT
This genomic interval from Candidatus Zixiibacteriota bacterium contains the following:
- the rpsP gene encoding 30S ribosomal protein S16, giving the protein MAVKLRLRRMGAKKRPIYRIVAIDSRRAREGRFVDMMGYYNPIVKPALVKVDEEKIFKWLKQGATPSDTVHTLFSQIGINEKWELLRAGKDGSGVEIKTTITERKKRTRKAKAATAAPAAGEASA
- the ffh gene encoding signal recognition particle protein, whose amino-acid sequence is MFDSLSEKLEKVFKNLRGQGKLTEDNVRESVKEVRRALLEADVNFKVVKEFIGAVEAKAYGQETLRSISPGEQVVKIIHDELVTVLGGENAPIAFRATPGKLVVCGLQGSGKTTLCGKLALHYQKKGQRPLLVAGDVYRPAAVKQLQVLGKSIDVPVFHIDKKPPQICEEALEYARANNLTLVIFDTAGRLHIDLELMEELKEIKRRVTPDEIILVADSMTGQDAVNVAQQFNEALDITGVALTKLDGDARGGAALSIRHVTGKPLKLVSIGEKLSDLELFYPERMASRILGMGDIVSLVEKAQETIDLKEAEKLEKKLRKDQFTFDDFYQQLQQLKKMGSLESILKMIPGVSSAMRNVDIDESQMKRVEAIILSMTPEERNRPQILNGSRRARIADGSGNSIQEVNRLIKQFQQMQKMLKQMRGGKLKRMIPGNFFN
- a CDS encoding tRNA-binding protein; translated protein: MDSEPQISYDDFRRVDMRVGEILEVLDFERARNPSYKVRVSFGAEVGEKWSSVQAKTAYSKEELVGKQVIAVVNFPPKNIAGFMSEVLILGVEMADGSLSLLEPGRRPAVIGFRVY
- a CDS encoding GatB/YqeY domain-containing protein, translating into MSVLETLNNDLKEALKAGDKAKAEVIRGLKSDIKYKEIELKRPPTDEDAVAVISTAAKKRRDSIEQFRAGGRQDLVDKESHELEIITRYLPQQLSDEEVNSIIAAAIAAIGAKAPGDTGKVMKEIMPKIKGRVDGNRVRELIAAKLAG
- the rpsU gene encoding 30S ribosomal protein S21, encoding MTGVKVRDDESFEKALRRFNKLCERSGILSDIKKHQHFEKPSDRRKRKMNAAKRKARRFNRED
- a CDS encoding bifunctional helix-turn-helix transcriptional regulator/GNAT family N-acetyltransferase; the protein is MTATGQDTIRTLGALALASRLKRLSDRLARDISRIYAEHEVNFEARWFPVAFLLFEHSPLAVTEIAEQLKFTHPAVNQIAGQMEKNGLLVSTRDRRDDRKRLLSLSRLGRQTVTALQPMWSVIRYCNEELLALVDRDFLSTLDRVEDSLAEREMYDRVVERLYPELYAPVEVIDFEPRYQKLFKQLNVEWLQEYFRVEPADLKMLDHPDRHILAHGGRVFLARAGSAIVGTAALVRHNDAVYEIAKMAVTRRFRSRGIGRRLAQHCIEQAATLGAREVVLATSPKLTAANLLYRKLGFRKLRTTAPWATRYTRATIYMRLRLPSP
- a CDS encoding S41 family peptidase, which translates into the protein MSFRSHPNLVLLILSLAFMLALCSSERASAQLIISTETSDRTLDAKVQAAIIDSIAKALVDEYVFLDKAQAMSKFIHDQFRKGAYKSITSGREFAMRITEDLRSISNDRHLGVHFVSDNQLKEMAAARDSLAPNPWYEEMKASNYGFRKLEILDGNVGYLDLRGFVPAEIAGSTAIAAMNFLSGCDAVIFDLRQNGGGDPSMIQLITSYLFETPVHLNSFYIRAQDTIQQFWTQAYVPGNKMPNAAVYVLTSPFTFSGGEEFAYNLQSLKRGTIIGKTTGGGAHPTNERLFASLNVQVAVPFGRAINPITGTNWEGVGVAPDIEVDPQQALDVAYLAALQSISEKSTDLRKKERLQWAAEAIAARVRPTQLDEAKLAEYVGTYGPRRVWLENGKLRYQREQNPASTLVPLGNDRFMIENVDYFRAQFLRDESGRVVTFLGLYDNGTSDQHTRTD
- a CDS encoding HIT domain-containing protein yields the protein MLCIFCRIIEGSAPTKIFYQDENVIVFHDIAPKAPIHLLICPRQHFENFLSAPPEVHGHLAAAVRKVSEMLGERGRDFRIQINNGPGSGQIVFHLHYHFLAWD
- a CDS encoding citrate (Si)-synthase, which translates into the protein MTALREKLAAEFPKKATEIREMVKQFGNLKISEVTIEQAYGGMRGVKGLVCDTSEVPPDKGLIIREIPVGQLVDKTPEETFWLLLTGELPTKEQLADLDKDLKARAKVPEYVWKVLEAMPKDSHPMAMFNTAILVMEKESKFRLHYDQGMPKSDYWVWTLEDALDIIARLPEIAAGVYRMRFGKGARIASDPKLTWSENYVKMLGLPDPQGKFADCMRLYLVLHSDHESGNVSAHTTFCVNSALSDLYYSLSAGLNGLAGPLHGLANQECLHWILDVKKKFGGVPSEEQLKQFAWETLNSGKVVPGYGHAVLRITDPRFAAFLDWGKKHIAQDEVFQIVERVFNTVPGVLQQVQKIKDPWPNVDAGSGALLYHFGLTEFDYYTVLFSVSRALGVCAQAVVARAMGWPIERPKSVTTKWMKSQIK
- a CDS encoding ChbG/HpnK family deacetylase, whose product is MIPLVPAEPYLLGQRNATLAQHLGYDGGERLLIINADDFGLTPAVNRSIAELFELGLISSTTLMVTGRAYDEAVRLVKDGSIPDCGLHLTLTSSLPDSPATPILPAAEIPSLVDRNGHFYLNRDDFFANARPEEAEREAIAQIERVLSMGVNLTHLDSHEGTLQLLPEFAEVYIRLGARFRLPMRMGSRMLVRELGHEDDWISHAHDLGLHFPDNFVYVPIDAFASFEEKLSYKLKLIDALPAGVTELYFHPARATWLSELDGVHVDDGAGLIWQVRSWDYRILTSPELRQRVDSGAFRLISFRPLRELVRT